From Bacillus basilensis, a single genomic window includes:
- a CDS encoding helix-turn-helix domain-containing protein, producing MDCSNENNVNYPFLNKYSCPVEAMVEVIGGKWKGVILYHLLDGTKRFNELKRLKPNITQRMLTLQLRELEADGIIHREVYREVPPKVEYSLTELGESLRPMILLMMEWASHNMEKVLESRNTKNNS from the coding sequence ATGGATTGTTCAAACGAAAATAATGTAAATTACCCATTTTTAAATAAATATTCTTGTCCAGTTGAAGCTATGGTCGAGGTCATTGGTGGGAAATGGAAAGGGGTAATTTTATATCATTTATTAGATGGTACAAAGCGGTTTAATGAATTAAAAAGGTTAAAACCAAATATCACACAAAGAATGTTAACATTGCAGCTGAGAGAACTTGAAGCAGATGGCATCATACATCGTGAAGTATATCGTGAAGTGCCCCCGAAAGTAGAATATTCGTTAACGGAGCTTGGTGAATCACTTCGTCCAATGATTTTATTAATGATGGAATGGGCATCTCATAATATGGAGAAAGTTTTGGAGAGTAGGAATACGAAAAATAATAGTTAA
- a CDS encoding serine hydrolase encodes MKSFILKKGTALTLTGAILVGALAIPSYENVHAVNKRISIEQVIDKAADAKNVPGVIVTVKNGEASWAYASGEGNIERNHKVDADSAFRIGSTTKTFVATVVLQLAGEKKLSLDDTVEKWLPGLIKGKGYDGSKITIRQLLNHTSGIADYLTPDLKENLIENPSENYTAEQLISRALQLEPVKGWSYSNTNMVIIGLIIQKVTGESYAEQIKKRIMEPLSLKETVLPGSSMDIPKKNARGYLNTGDKLVDITLFNPSFANASGEMISTGEDMTTFFRALLGGKLLTPEMQKEMVTNTVDTPLGKYGLGIHATKLPDGTEVWGHGGGIPGFTNFAGGTKDGQHVISININVLGAEKQINNILASEFAAKSKKEPTDKEKKSKHREEVQSVMDQVVTNKKIPSVIAGGLKDGKRWSYATGTASYEMPRPVEPNFSFRIGSITKTFTASVVLQLAEEKQLNLDDTVEKWLPGVVQGNGYDGSKITIRQLLNHTSGIAAYTDLDMRDITLPQNPFRYYSTDELISLALAKPPVFAPGEGWDYSNTNTVIAGEIIRKVTGDTYAEQIRKRFIEPLGLKETFVMEASSHIPGKHANGYNMDRSGRLYDLTEINQSWANAAGDMVSTVKDLTTFFSALLGGKLLNQELMNQMFTTVDSPIGKVGLGVYEEKTPDGQSYWGHAGGTFGFETRIGGPIGGEHILVTAINAVGPEVITGRDKIFNKEFGR; translated from the coding sequence ATGAAGTCATTTATCTTAAAAAAAGGAACAGCCCTTACTTTAACAGGGGCAATATTGGTTGGAGCGTTAGCGATACCTTCTTACGAAAACGTACATGCGGTAAACAAAAGGATATCAATTGAACAAGTTATCGATAAAGCTGCCGATGCAAAGAATGTTCCGGGAGTTATTGTTACTGTGAAAAATGGAGAGGCAAGTTGGGCGTATGCTTCTGGTGAAGGTAATATTGAGAGAAATCATAAAGTAGATGCTGATTCTGCTTTTAGAATTGGGAGCACAACGAAGACCTTTGTAGCTACAGTAGTATTGCAGCTTGCGGGTGAAAAGAAGTTAAGTCTTGATGATACGGTAGAGAAATGGTTGCCGGGACTTATAAAAGGGAAAGGCTATGATGGCAGCAAAATTACGATTCGCCAACTATTAAATCATACAAGCGGAATTGCTGATTACTTGACTCCAGATCTTAAAGAGAATTTAATAGAGAATCCAAGCGAGAATTATACAGCGGAACAATTAATTTCTCGTGCCCTACAATTAGAACCAGTAAAAGGCTGGTCATACTCGAATACAAACATGGTTATTATAGGATTAATTATTCAGAAGGTAACCGGAGAATCGTATGCTGAGCAAATAAAGAAACGAATTATGGAACCTCTTAGTTTAAAAGAAACAGTTCTTCCTGGAAGCTCAATGGATATTCCGAAAAAAAATGCACGTGGCTATTTAAATACGGGAGATAAATTAGTAGATATTACTTTGTTTAATCCCTCGTTTGCTAATGCTAGTGGTGAAATGATTTCGACAGGAGAAGATATGACAACGTTTTTCCGTGCCTTATTAGGTGGGAAATTACTGACACCGGAAATGCAGAAGGAGATGGTGACTAACACAGTAGATACCCCATTAGGAAAGTACGGGCTTGGTATTCACGCAACAAAATTACCAGATGGCACTGAAGTATGGGGACATGGTGGTGGTATTCCTGGTTTTACTAACTTTGCTGGTGGAACGAAAGATGGTCAACATGTTATTTCGATAAATATTAATGTATTAGGGGCAGAGAAACAGATTAATAATATTTTAGCTTCAGAATTTGCGGCAAAATCAAAAAAGGAACCCACTGATAAGGAAAAGAAAAGTAAACATCGAGAAGAAGTGCAAAGTGTAATGGATCAAGTAGTAACGAATAAAAAAATTCCAAGTGTTATAGCTGGTGGATTAAAGGATGGAAAGCGTTGGTCGTACGCTACCGGAACAGCTAGTTACGAGATGCCACGCCCTGTAGAACCGAATTTTTCGTTCCGTATAGGAAGCATAACGAAGACATTCACTGCTTCTGTTGTACTGCAATTGGCTGAAGAAAAACAATTAAACCTTGATGATACAGTTGAGAAATGGTTGCCGGGAGTTGTGCAGGGTAACGGATATGATGGGAGTAAAATTACAATTCGTCAGTTATTAAACCATACAAGTGGGATTGCAGCGTATACAGATTTAGATATGAGAGATATTACATTGCCTCAAAACCCATTTCGTTATTATAGTACCGATGAGCTTATAAGTTTAGCACTTGCAAAGCCGCCTGTATTTGCACCGGGCGAGGGCTGGGACTATTCGAACACAAATACTGTTATAGCCGGGGAAATTATTCGGAAGGTAACAGGAGATACGTATGCGGAGCAAATTAGAAAAAGATTCATTGAACCGCTCGGATTAAAAGAGACATTTGTAATGGAAGCAAGTTCGCACATACCGGGTAAGCATGCTAATGGATATAATATGGATAGATCAGGTCGTTTATATGATTTGACAGAAATTAATCAGTCATGGGCAAATGCAGCTGGAGATATGGTTTCAACAGTGAAAGATTTGACTACATTCTTCAGTGCACTGTTGGGTGGGAAGCTCTTAAATCAAGAGCTAATGAATCAGATGTTCACAACAGTAGATTCACCTATAGGTAAGGTTGGACTGGGAGTTTATGAAGAGAAAACACCAGACGGGCAATCGTATTGGGGGCATGCTGGTGGGACTTTTGGATTTGAAACGAGGATCGGTGGACCTATTGGAGGAGAACATATTTTAGTAACAGCTATTAATGCAGTAGGTCCAGAGGTCATTACAGGTAGGGATAAAATATTTAATAAAGAGTTTGGACGTTAA
- a CDS encoding hybrid sensor histidine kinase/response regulator transcription factor, with the protein MFSFTKKWIWYDWIFVLIRTFWLTVIISANFMFPTSIHTSSMIVLSLTFVVYLVPLIIRYKKTQWYPAFDILTAGCFYLYLASVAPNLLWSFILLVIIIGLCSNQKNYIWSGIFCGFVFPILNAWIANRPPYELIVSCSLGFAIGISFNILIQYHKQSRIIEEQKLLLEQHIKRIEELTLIEERNRLSHELHDTIGHTLTSLIAGVTSLRSSVPDSQFERIDSLISIAQHSLNDIRKHLHELSHNPLSNSLSESLQQLTEEFMKSTGTTVTFRVIGNETLVMQKVNFCLYRCLQESLTNAVRHGKASNISVQLHFDEQQLRLQIEDNGIGMKEIQFGFGLNGMKERLEQVQGTLSLHSNVEQGTFIACNIPLQTKLIHDIIRLLVVDDQALITNSLEQILEHQTDFIVAGKAYDGSEALKLCEQLQPDIVLMDIQMPEMNGIEALLEMKRRWPNIKIVLMTTFEDSLQAATALEHGAEGYMLKSIHPQEMKEALKLIYNGGTWIDQSVATRIFEEMKLQREQLAKIKSTKQTSPYGLTKREMEILEHLSNGLRYKSIAAKLFLSEGTIRNYCSNLYSKLGVNNREEAIKKARTENIL; encoded by the coding sequence ATGTTCTCATTCACAAAAAAATGGATTTGGTATGACTGGATATTTGTGCTCATACGAACATTTTGGCTAACTGTTATCATCAGCGCTAATTTTATGTTTCCAACATCCATCCATACATCAAGTATGATTGTACTTTCTCTCACTTTTGTCGTTTACCTTGTACCATTAATTATTCGATATAAGAAAACACAATGGTACCCTGCATTCGATATTCTCACTGCAGGTTGTTTTTATCTTTACTTAGCATCCGTAGCTCCAAATTTACTTTGGTCTTTCATTTTACTCGTAATCATTATTGGACTATGTAGTAATCAAAAAAATTATATATGGAGCGGTATTTTTTGTGGATTTGTTTTTCCAATCTTGAATGCTTGGATTGCCAACCGACCGCCATATGAACTAATCGTTAGTTGTAGTCTCGGTTTTGCCATTGGCATTTCTTTTAATATATTAATTCAGTATCATAAGCAATCTCGAATCATTGAAGAGCAAAAACTACTATTAGAACAACATATTAAAAGGATTGAAGAGCTTACTTTAATAGAAGAGCGTAATCGACTGTCACATGAACTACATGACACAATTGGTCATACACTTACTTCTCTCATCGCTGGTGTCACATCACTAAGATCATCAGTACCTGATTCACAGTTTGAACGAATTGATTCGCTTATCAGCATTGCTCAGCACAGTCTAAATGACATTCGAAAGCATCTACACGAACTATCTCATAATCCACTTAGTAATTCATTAAGTGAATCACTACAACAATTAACAGAAGAATTTATGAAATCTACAGGTACAACCGTTACATTTCGTGTGATTGGAAACGAGACTCTTGTAATGCAAAAAGTGAATTTTTGCCTATATCGTTGTCTTCAAGAGTCGTTAACAAATGCTGTTCGGCACGGTAAAGCTAGCAACATATCCGTTCAACTACATTTCGACGAACAACAACTTCGATTGCAAATTGAAGATAACGGTATTGGAATGAAAGAAATTCAATTTGGCTTTGGACTCAATGGAATGAAAGAGCGACTTGAACAAGTTCAGGGGACATTATCGCTTCATTCTAATGTTGAACAAGGAACATTCATTGCTTGTAATATTCCATTGCAAACAAAACTCATACATGACATAATTCGCTTATTGGTCGTTGATGATCAGGCTCTTATTACAAATAGTTTAGAGCAAATTTTAGAACACCAAACTGATTTTATTGTTGCTGGTAAGGCGTATGATGGATCTGAGGCATTAAAATTATGTGAACAATTACAACCTGACATTGTACTAATGGACATTCAGATGCCAGAAATGAATGGTATTGAGGCTTTACTAGAAATGAAGCGACGTTGGCCTAATATAAAGATTGTTCTTATGACAACATTTGAAGATTCCTTACAAGCAGCAACTGCACTCGAACATGGAGCTGAAGGTTACATGTTGAAGTCTATTCATCCACAAGAAATGAAGGAAGCCTTGAAACTTATTTATAACGGTGGAACTTGGATTGACCAATCGGTTGCTACACGTATTTTTGAAGAAATGAAACTTCAACGTGAGCAATTAGCGAAAATCAAATCAACTAAACAAACTTCTCCATATGGACTTACAAAACGGGAAATGGAAATTTTAGAACATCTATCAAACGGATTACGCTATAAATCCATTGCTGCTAAGCTATTTTTATCTGAAGGAACAATCCGTAATTACTGCTCAAATCTCTATTCAAAGCTAGGTGTTAACAATCGTGAAGAAGCGATAAAAAAAGCACGAACAGAAAACATCTTGTAG
- a CDS encoding histidine--tRNA ligase, with the protein MEMKNVKGTKDYLPEEQMLRNKIKRACEDTFERYGCKPLETPTLNMYELMSYKYGGGDEILKEIYTLQDQGKRELALRYDLTIPFAKVVAMNPNIRLPFKRYEIGKVFRDGPIKQGRFREFIQCDVDIVGVESVMAEAELMSMAFELFRTLNLEVTIQYNNRKLLNGILQYINIPSELTSDVILSLDKIEKIGIDGVRKDVLERGISEEMADTICNTVLSCLKLTIADFKEAFNNQLVVDGVNELQQLQQYLIALGINENAIFNPFLARGLTMYTGTVYEIFLKDGSITSSIGSGGRYDNIIGAFRGDNMNYPTVGISFGLDVIYTALSQKETISSTADIFIIPLGTELQCLQIAQQLRSTSSLKVELELAGRKLKRALNYANKENIPYVLIIGEEELRTETVVLRSMKEGSEVKVPLSSLSSYL; encoded by the coding sequence ATGGAAATGAAAAATGTAAAAGGAACGAAAGATTATTTACCAGAGGAACAAATGCTGCGAAATAAAATTAAAAGAGCTTGTGAAGACACATTTGAACGATACGGATGTAAACCGTTAGAAACACCAACGTTAAATATGTATGAACTTATGTCTTACAAGTACGGCGGCGGTGATGAAATTTTAAAAGAAATATATACGCTTCAAGATCAAGGAAAACGTGAGCTTGCGTTACGATATGATTTAACCATCCCATTCGCAAAAGTCGTGGCGATGAATCCGAATATTCGCCTCCCTTTTAAACGTTATGAAATCGGGAAAGTATTTCGAGATGGCCCTATTAAACAAGGGAGATTTCGTGAGTTTATTCAATGCGACGTTGATATAGTCGGTGTTGAGTCGGTCATGGCAGAAGCGGAACTTATGAGTATGGCGTTCGAACTGTTCCGAACGTTAAACTTAGAAGTAACGATCCAATATAATAACCGAAAATTATTAAACGGTATTCTCCAGTATATTAACATCCCTAGTGAGTTAACGAGTGACGTAATTTTATCATTAGACAAAATCGAAAAGATTGGGATTGACGGTGTACGAAAAGATGTATTAGAGCGCGGTATTTCTGAAGAAATGGCTGATACGATATGTAATACCGTATTATCTTGTCTAAAGCTTACAATTGCTGACTTTAAAGAAGCTTTCAATAACCAACTCGTTGTCGACGGAGTAAATGAATTACAACAATTACAGCAATATTTAATCGCCCTTGGAATAAATGAAAATGCTATATTCAATCCATTTTTAGCGCGCGGACTTACAATGTATACAGGTACTGTATATGAAATCTTTTTAAAAGATGGCTCGATTACATCTAGCATCGGTAGCGGTGGTCGATACGATAACATTATCGGAGCATTCCGTGGTGATAATATGAACTATCCAACAGTCGGTATTTCATTCGGTTTAGACGTTATTTATACAGCACTCTCACAGAAAGAAACTATATCATCTACAGCGGATATATTTATCATCCCACTCGGGACCGAATTACAATGCTTACAAATTGCCCAGCAATTACGTTCTACCTCTTCCTTAAAAGTTGAACTTGAACTAGCAGGACGCAAATTAAAACGTGCTCTTAATTATGCCAATAAAGAAAATATCCCTTATGTGCTTATTATTGGTGAAGAGGAACTACGTACAGAAACAGTTGTGCTACGAAGTATGAAGGAAGGTAGTGAAGTGAAGGTTCCCCTTTCTTCTTTAAGTAGTTATTTATAA